In Alkalimarinus alittae, the DNA window AGGGTGATTTCCCCTCTTTTCCTTTGTGTTTCAACCCTCTAAAAACAAGCCAATGTTTCGTTCACTGCTTTCGCATAGAGCGTTCCAAATTGCTCGCGATCTTTATCATTAATGCCCACTACCCAAGCCTGAGAGGTTTGTCCTGAAAACTGATAGTACAGTTGCTGCTCAGGATATGGGGAGCTGACGCTGACTTGGTCTGCAAAATCCCATAAGCCTGGTTGTGCGTACTCGTTATCTCGAATCTGATCTAGGATATTTCTCTGAGTGACTCGGTCATGATAGACCAATGCGGTATTGTCAGTGTTTTCTATCAGTGAAAAACGGTGAGAACCACAAGTCTTGGGGAACTGATAATGACAGAATTGAAGTGGTTCTGCGTTTGCTTGTTTGGCTGAGGTAAGGGGTTGAGCGGTGCAGTGTATACGAATGGTTTGAATGATTTTTCTGATGGTTAAATCGTGACCGTAACGGCGGGACAGCCGGTTAATATTGCCTGATATCTCATTATAGCCATCGGCGTCATACTGCAGTTGCTCAGGTGAATCATAATGAGTTGCTGGCGGGTTTGATATCTTGCCATTTTGCGGTTGAGTTAGCCCAACAGCCCGATACTCAGCATCGTCAAATCGTACGTTGCTAGTACATGCGGTTAGGCTGGCCAGTACCGATGGAATAACAAGCGCCAAAACCATATTTTTGACCGGCGTGTTAAGCGCGAAAACTGAATTTAAAAAAGGGGATATAGCTAAAAAATGGTGTGACATGCTGCGAATCCTTCGCTCAATAATAACCACCTCTTAATCCGTTAAGAGGGCTGAGCGCCTATTCTATCAAATAGTCACTCAACACAGAAATATAAAATTGTTACTCAGTAGAAAATTCTATTGCCTCATACTTTGAGGTGTCACACGTAACACTTCTTCTATGGTGGTTAAGCCTGCACCGACTTTATTTGCGCCGCTGAGTCTGAGGCTGTGCATACCCTCTTTTATGGCCTGCTTTCTTAATGCTTCAAGATCACAGTTATCGGATATAAGCGGCTTCATTGTATTGCTGATAGGCATGATCTCATAGACTCCTGCACGGCCTTTATAGCCGGTATCGCGGCATTCAAGGCAGCCGACTGGTCTACACGTATTTGACGGTAATGGGGCTCGCCATGGCGTTGTAATGCTCTTCCATGCGTCTTCATCAATAGGGTGAGGCGCTTTGCATTTAGAACAAAGGGTTCTGACCAACCGCTGTGCCATTACCCCGAGTACGGTGGCTTTAATAATATACGAGGGAACCCCGAGTTCTATTAATCGAGTAATCGTGCTGGGGGCGTCATTGGTGTGTAAGGTTGATAGTACTAAGTGCCCAGTGAGCGCGGCTTGGGTTGCCATTTCTGCGGTTTCTAAATCACGAATCTCACCGATCATAATAATATCGGGGTCTTGTCGCATGAGTGCTTTGATGCCACTCGAAAATGAGAGGTCAATATTAGATTGAACTTGCATCTGATTAAACAGAGGCTCGACCATTTCAATAGGGTCTTCAATGGTACAGACATTGACTTCGGTGGTGGCCAGTTGGCGTAAGGTTGAATAGAGCGTTGTGGTTTTGCCTGACCCTGTGGGGCCTGTCACCAAAATAATGCCGTTTGGTTGCTTTGCCATGCGTTCCCAACGACGGCTGTCTTCAGCTGAAAACCCTAAGTCAGGAAAGGACCTTAATAATACATCAGGGTCAAAAATTCTCATGACCATTTTTTCGCCAAAGGCTGTTGGCAATGTTGAAAGACGAAGTTCTATTTCTTTGTCGTTTTCACCTTTGGTTTTAATGCGGCCATCTTGTGGTTTTCTCTTTTCGGCAACGTTCAGGCGACCTAGAATTTTAAGGCGGCTAATGACCGCGATCCCCACTTGAGCGGGTAGTTCGTAAACATTGTGCAATACGCCATCTATACGAAATCTGACCTGCACAATTTCTCGGCGTGGTTCGATATGAATGTCGCTAGCGCGTTGTTCAAATGCATATTGCAGCAACCAGTCTACTATATTAACAATATGCTGGTCGTTGGCGTCTGGATTAGCATCGCTACCGAGCTGTAGCATTTGTTCAAAGTTTTGAATACTGCTTTGAGACTGACCAGAGGCTTTGTTAACAGAGTTGGCAAGCTGATAAAACTCAATGGTAAAACGTTTTAAGTCGGCAGGGTTTACAACCACGTGCTTAATGCTTTTTCTTAATACGTGTTGTAAATTTTCAACCCAGTCATCGACAAACGGCTGAGCACTGGCAACCACCACTTGTGTTGGTGACGTTTCGACAGCGAGTATGCCGTGACGTTGTGCAAATGCGAAAGACATGGCATTTGCACTTTTACTGGCGTCGACCTTGAGAGGGTCAATATGGAAAAGTGGCTGATCAGCCCAGTCGGCTAACCATTGGCTCAGGTTGTCTAAGGTGAGGTTTTCATCACAGAGACGGTTTTTTAGATTAGCCCCTGCAATAATTTCTAACGGATGCAGTGATAACGCTTGTCTTGATTTTGATTGGTTAACGAGCTGGTCAGAATCTTCTTGATTAATAATGCCATCAGCTAACAATTGGTTAACAATATCGGAGAGCGCTAATGTCTGTTTAATTTTTTTCGAAACTGCATTATTCATTTGGATATGAATGTCCGTTCAAGTTAACCTGAAAAATAGCCGCTGCAATCAGAGAGATCGCGTGTATTACTCTAAGTATAACGGCTGTTTATCTTTATGCTGATTTCCTTCTCGTTTGTTGCTTTAAAGGGGCACACCGGTTCGTTTTTGCCAAAACACATTCATCATAGAGGCGATAAATAGCAAGACGGTTGTTGCCGTAATGGCGCTTTCTAATAAGTCACCTTCGGTTAAATAGGCTGCAACGACTGAACGGGTAAAATAGAAGAGTACAACAAAGCAGAGCCAAATATGGGCACGAAGATGACCCTTTAGCAAGCCCGGCAAAAAGATAATCAAAGGGACTATTTTGACTGCGAGCATCAGCCCTCGAGAGGCTTCGGGTGGCAGCGTTGTAATCAGGGTAGAAACCACCAATAAAACCAGCAATAACAAGTAGGATAATAATGCGGTTATTTGGGAGTACTTTACTTTTTGGTTCAATGTCATGGTGGTCTATCTCAGTGGTTTAACGATTTAATTTTAATGCAAGTTCAGCCACGCGCTGGCCTTGTTTTTGGCACAGTGTTTGTTCAGTAGCTGAGAGTGTGTTTTTTTGTGCGTCATGAGCCCAGTGACTTGCGCCGTAGGGGGTGCCGCCTTCTGCTGTGGTATTGAGTTCGCCGACCGAGTAGGGAATACCTGAAATAACCATCCCTTGATGTAATAGCGGTAGCATCATCGTTAGCAGCGTTGATTCTTGCCCTCCATGTAAACTGCCCGTAGAGGTAAACACTCCAGCGGGTTTGTCGTTTAAGGCGCCACTTAACCAAATATCTGACGTTCCATCTAAAAAGTATTTTAACGGAGCCGCCATATTTCCAAACCGGGTAGGGCTGCCGAGTAATAAGCCTGCACAATTTTTTAATTCTTCACTGGTGCAGTAGAGTGCGCCTTCAGTGGGAATGTCGCTTTCGGTTGCTTCGCAAGTGGCAGAGATAGCCGGTACGGTGCGAATAAGTGAACGAATGCCGTTGACCTTTTCTACACCCCGTGCGATTTGCATCGCCATCTCTTTCGTTGCGCCATGTCGGCTGTAATACAGTACAAGCACATAAGGCTGTTCTGTGGTCATAATGAATTCCGAGTGTTTGTGAAGGGGGACTGCTGATGCTATAAGATAGTTAATACATCTTCTGGTGGACGGCCCAACGCAGCTTTGCCATTAGCTAACACAATAGGGCGCTCGATGAGTTTAGGGAACGTGACCATTGCATCAATCAGTTGCGCGTCGGTCAGCGCGTCATCCGCTAAATTGTTTTCTTTATAAAGGGCTTCTTTTGTACGCATTAGTTGGCGAGGTTTTATCGCCAATTTTGTTAAGATGTCTCTTATCTGATCAGCAGAAGGGGGTGTTTCTAGATAAAGCACCACCTCTGGCGTTACACTTTTCTCTTCAAGTAGGGCAAGTGTTTGGCGTGACTTTGAGCATCTTGGATTGTGATAAATGGTCGCTTGAGTGGTCATGATAAGTCCTATATGCAAAATCGAATGAGGCTATTCTATAAGATTTCGTTTAGCGTATCATTAGTGGTTCACAATCTTATGTCTATGTGGGGACGTAATGTTACGAAAATTAAACGTTTTGTGGTTATTTATCGCGTTAGCGACTGTTTTGAGTACGGCGGGGTGTGGACAGACTGAGTTCACCCTCACCAATGGGGAAATAAAACCGATGAGCGACTTTCAAGGGCGTTGGCTGGTGGTTAACTACTGGGCTGTTTGGTGTAAACCCTGCGTTGAAGAGATACCTCAATTAAATAAGTTGAATGAACGCGAAGATACGGTTGTTTTGGGGGTGAATTTTGATGGTATTCAAGGTGATGCGTTGATACACCAGGCAGAAACACTGGGGATACAATACGCAATGATAGCCCATGACCCGGCTGAAAACCTAGATATAAAACGGCCAAGTGTCTTGCCTGCGACCGTCTTGATTGATCCAGACAGTAACATTAAACATGTGCTGTTTGGGCCGCAAACGGTTGATTCGATTGTAGATAAAATGCAATGAACATTAAGTCAGGCGTTAAGCGCTCTCTAGCTTAGTCGTTTGATAATTTCATCTAGACAACGCTCTTGCTGTTCGACCCATAGGCCATAAGATAACGGGAAAATACTTAAATTGGCTCGATTAAATAACTTGTAAGTCTCAAGCTCAAAATAATCTTGCCAGGGGCCCGGAAAACCAATGAGGTCAATGGCGAGTCGTTTATCGTTAGCATGACAAAGAATGTCTACTTTTCTCCCTGCAATGGGATAGCTCTTCCATGTTTGAACCCCTCTTTCGTTAAGGGTCTTACACACTTGAGTTTGGAACGAATCGAGGGTGTCATCGTGACCGATATGCTGGGAAGCAACGTTTGTGTAGTACTCAATAAATTGCTTTAACAAATGGTCATTCGGCAATAATTTGGGGTCGAATGAAAAAAATACATGCTGTGCTTGTCTAGCCCGAGTGATAGCGACATTAAACATGTCTTCTTTTCTTAAATACACTGCAGCCCTTTGTGAGTCGTTATCGATAGCAAATGAGAGCAACATGATGTCGCGTTCTTCACCCTGAAAACCATATGGGGTTGCGGCTCTTATGTTATGCCTGCTGATGGTGTCGTGGGTGAAGTTACGGTTTAGCTGTTTTGCGATGGCTTCTGCTTGATGTCTAAACGGTGAGATAATGCCAATAGAGGGTGGGTGGGACTTATTTTTGAACCGATTAATCGTATCTTCTAATAATGCAGAGATTCGTTCAATCTCAACCGTGTTGGTGCCTTTTTTACACCGTGTGCCCGAGGTGCGGTGGAGGTATACATTGCCTAAAGCATCTTGGTTTGGTCTATGCTGCATGATTTTCAGTCGGCTGTCATAAAAATGATGGTTGCTGAAGGCGATGATGTCTTGCTTGCTTCTAAAATGTTCATCTAGCATGGTGACGCTTTTTTGAGTCGTTATCGCATCTGAAGCAAGGTGGAGGATACTGTTATCTCGATAACTGAGCTTATTTAAGGCTTCTTCATCGATGTGGTTTTTTTGTAATAATTCACGCTCTTTTTCTTTAGATAAAAACGATACATGTTTAAGTTGTTTAGCGTCTCCGACGATAAGAGCGCGTTTAGCGCGATATAACGCGGGCAGGGCAGCGGCAATATTGCATTGAGTGGCTTCATCAATCAGTACAACATCAAACAGTTCTTTTTTTAACGGCAGCGTTCGATGCAAGGTATCTGCTGTGACTAACCACACCGGAAACGCTTGGAGTAAGTGTTGAGGGTCGATCGAGTTAAAAATATCTGCTTGTTTGCCAGATGATCGTGCTCGAATGGCTTGATTAAACTTAACCAGTTCGGAGCGATGATGATTCAGTAAGTGCTCAATGCGTGCTTGGGTTGTTAGCTTAATATGGTGGGCGGCTTGTTGCTCTCGTTCAGACAAGGATTGTTGAAGCTCGTCAATAATAGACCACTGTGTTTTAAGTTTAGGGAGTCTGTATTTTATATAACGATAGATCAATCGCGAAAGCAAAGACGCCCTTGGCTGTTGGGCTTGTTTGATAAAACGTCCAAATAGCATTGAGCGTTTGTTGCACTTAATGAATTGCTTCTCAAGACTCTTGGTTCGTTGCTGTGTTTGGCGCAGTTGCGATAACGAATGTTTGAGCGCATCATCGTCAATGGCTTTGATGCCGAAATTAAGCCAACTAGCGACTTGGCTCTTCAGTTCTTTGAGTACGGCTTTGTCACCAGTCCGTATATGGCAGCCGGTGAGAAAAAAATGCTCGTCTAGTTTTTGCTCAATGACATCAATGGCTTGTTCGGTTTCACAAACAATCAGAACGGATTCATTTTGGGTGACTCTATCAGCAACGGTTGCTGCAATGGTGTAGCTCTTGCCTGTGCCAGGTGGTCCTGAAATTAGCCCAAGTGTTTCTGATGAAGCGATCTTGATAGCTGTTTTTTGGGCTTTACTTAATAGTCCAGGCACGGCCTCAAAGTTGGGTGGTGCCGAAACGTTTGGCGCGACTTCTTGGTTAGATAACAACTTAAAGATAGGAGCTGACACAGAACCTGACTGTGCGATGCTTTTGAGCTCATGTATGATTCCGCTCGAACTCTTCGGGCGATCAACTAACATTACAGCGGCCGATGAAGTGACTTTGAGTCCTTTTGGCGAGACCTTATCTAACTGAGTGGTAAGTTCAGGGTATCGGAGTAGGTAAAGGGCATCTTTTATGTCGGTGTATTGCTGAATCCAGCTAACTAGGTTTGATATGTGAGTATCTGTTAGCGCTCCATCTATTTTGGGGACGTTTGAAAGCGCCTCCTCTCGATTTTCGTCGCCTACTAGCTCTAATAATAAGCGAGTATTAAGCTGGGGAGTATCATTGGTTAGGTAAACAAAGGTCGTGTTGTTTTCGATTTCGATTCTAGTGGGATAAATAAGTAGTGGACTGCAGATAGTGCGCTGTTTATTCGAGCCAAACGACCCTGCAATGCGTCCTTTGACAAAAAAAAGTCCATATACAAGCGCTTTTTCTCGAAGGTAAAGCGCTTGTCGTTTCAATAAGTGTTCGCCCGCTTTGTAAGCTACGGGCGCACGGTGAAACGTTTGACGTGCTATGAGCTCTTCTTCAGATAACCAGTGACAGTCAGAGCCTAGTTTATCTGTATTCCATACGGACAGATCACGATTATCTGACCGATAGCAATCACGATAAAAATTGACCTTATTGTTAATGGCGTATTGGCCGTTTTCAATAGTATCGTTAATGGAGCAAACCCAGCATTGTTGGCAGTTAGTTAAGAATAATATGTGGGAGGTAGCGTGATAAATCTTGGGTGACTACCGATGCATCCTCGCGCACCGATATGCCTGCCGGCTGATCGTTGACGAGCCACGAACCAATCAGTGTGTAGTTGTCTCCAAACTTGGGAAGTGGGTGGTAGGCTTGATATATAAATCCTTCTTCGCCATATGGCCCCATAGTATCTAAGATAGGTTGGCCGTTTTTTATAATCGATACATTTGACCCTTCCCTAGAGAAGATGGGTTTTTTTACGATATCAAAGGCTACCGAGTTATCCAGCTCGTCTTCAAAAAATGCGGGCAGCAGGTTAGGGTGATTGGGGAACATCTTCCAAAGCATGGGCAGTAATGCCTTGTTGGATAGCACCGACTTCCAAATTGGTTCTATCCATTGCGTCGAGTTTTTGTTGATTAAGCCTGCATACTCTTCTCGCTGCATAAACTCCCAAGGGTAGAGTTTAAACATGAGCTCAATCGCTTGGTTATCTAGGTCTGTGAATAGATCCCCTTCGCCATGCCCGATATCTTCGATATAGATGAACTTAGTAGGGATACCGGCTTCATTGGCGCAATCTTCTAAATACTGAACCGTACCTCTATCTTCTTCGGTGTCTTTGCAGCAGCCGAAATAAAGGTAGGGGTGATTGGTTTTGGCGTAAATTTGACTGAACTGGTTAATCAGTTTTTCTTGCAATGAATTAAACTGATCAGCCCCTCTGTTTATTTTACCCGTTTGCACGCTTTCTTCTAACCAGAGCCATTGCCAAAAGCCTGATTCGTAAATGCTGGTAGGGGTATCAGCATTGTTTTCGTAGAGCTTTGCGTCGGTTTTGCCGTCATAAGCAAAGTCGAGTCGTGAATAGAGGCTAGGGTCGCCATTAACCCATGATGTATTAATGGCGTCCCAAAAGGCTTCTGGTATCTTAAATTTCGCGAGTAGTTCGGCATCGTTAACGACTTTATCGACGACAGCCAGACACATCTGGTGGATTTCTGCCGTAGGATCTTCGATCCCTTTTTCAATTTGCTCTAGTGAAAACTGATAGTAGGCGGTTTCGTCCCAGTACGCTTTTCCATACATGGTATGAAACTTGAAGCCGAAATCCTTGGCTTTTTCGCGCCAGTCTGGGCGCTCTTTTATTGGCATCCTTATCATAATGTTTAGCCGCCCCAGCCACCTCGAGACTTTGAACCGCCCCATGAAGACTTAGCTGCCACCGTTGAGCCAAAGCCACCTCTTGACATAGTGCGTGTAACTTTTGGCTTAGGTTTGAAGGCATCACTACCCACTTCGACCTTTCTGGATCGGTTTGACCCATAACGGTAACCGTCTGATGATACCCAATGACCATAAAGCGGCGATCGGTAAGCATTGGAGGTGAAAACGGGGTTGTTATCATATCTGTTATGGTCAAGCGCTCTGGCAAACATAAAACCTGCCATTGCAGGCATAAAAATGCTGCTTGATTGAGAGGTTTGGTTGTTTACGCAGGTGTGAGAGCCAAAATCAGACTCACAATCCCTCATGCTTCGATATTTAGGGGCTGTTTTTTCTGCTTTAGCCAGTGCGTCTTCGTAAGCGGCTCGGCACTCTTGCTCTAGTTCTGGATTTTCAGCCGTGCATTGATCAACGTTAGTATAGACCACTGCTTTACGGCTATCGGAGCATCCAGCAAGCGTCATGCTGGCAAACGCGACCCCAAGGGGAGCCAAATGGAGCTGACGAGATACCTTTCTCATTCTGTCCAGATTGATGCTTTTAGTCCTTTTCATGATATCTCTCCCTAGTAAGTCATGCACGCTGCATTAAGGATACCTACCGCAACGGAGAAGCCGCCAAGAACGATGCCTGCAGACACTTCGTCATCATTGATGCGCTGGACTATTTTAGGAACAAAAACGAACCGAACAATAGCAAATGCTATTACTTGAGCAATCAGTGCAACCGCAGCCCAAATCCAAAAATCTAGTAGGGACACTGAGTTTGATGCGGCGCCACCTAAAGCAATCGAAAAACCAATCACTGCGCCAATAAGCCCGATTGCGGCTGCGCTACTTTTATCTTCTTTAACGAGCTTCCATTCATCATGCGGTGTGATAAGTGTGTACAGAAACTTAAAAATAAGGAGTAAAAAGAGCGAAGAGGCAAAGTAGAGTGCGAAGTTTCCAAGCCCTAATAATGATTGTGTAATTGCGTCCATGTAATGGTTCCTTTAATTGTGCTGATTGAAATTAATAAATAAGGTTGTTGTTAGCATCGTTAGCCGATAATAGTTATATCTGCAGGCCTAAGATCAAAACCCGTAGAAATAACTAAGCATCGGTCGAATTGATTGTCGATTATTTTTTCCTCACCTGACACCATGAGATACTCACATAAGTCGTCATTGATACCGCGTTCATACAGCATCATAAACTGGTCTGTTTCACTCTCAGTATGTTCTTCGGTATATGTTGTTTCTGTTACTGCAACCGGAGGAGACTGGCTTCCTATGTCTTCCCATACTCTTTCAAAGGTATGATCTTCTAATAAGTAGGTCGGTTGACTAATTTTTTTACTTAACAGGTTGTTCCAGTCTTGTTCTGAGCTGACTGATTTTGTTTCATAAAAATACCATAATTTAACATCTTCAATATGGTTTTCAGTCATGCCACCGTTAAGTATTACCTGAACAAAACTATCGTCGTCGGTATAAAAACGCAGAATGGTACTATTATTGTCAGGTTTTACAACTCCAACAGCTTGAATAAGTTGTGTTTTAGCTGCGCCCTCAATAATTAAATGAGGTTCAATAAGTCTTAGTTTAAGTGGGTCTAACTCAAATGCGCCGCCGATTCTTAACCCCATTATTTCGGGTATGCTGGGGGTCGTGACGGTTTCTTTTTTAAAGAATTTTTTAAACATAAAGTGCGTTCCAATCAAGGCCGTCGATTCGTTCGTCTGCAATGTAGTAGATGGTGGCGCCACCGTGGAGGGTTTTATTAAAGCTTGGGTTTAACTCTGGCTTTGAACCTGTTTCCGCGATCGCGATAATGGTTGCATCATGTTTTTCTTTAAAGGCAATGAAAATATCACGTATGGACACACTTTGACTGCTTTTAGGGTAGGTTATGGCGTATTGAGTCATACCGTCTTCTACATTAAGAAGATCGTGATGCAGTTCGCTAGAACCGGGGTACATAGCAGCCTTTACTATTAACTCTACGTCAACAGATGGCGCGCACTCAATATTGGGGCAGTGTACTTTGAGCAGTT includes these proteins:
- a CDS encoding DEAD/DEAH box helicase, which produces MKRQALYLREKALVYGLFFVKGRIAGSFGSNKQRTICSPLLIYPTRIEIENNTTFVYLTNDTPQLNTRLLLELVGDENREEALSNVPKIDGALTDTHISNLVSWIQQYTDIKDALYLLRYPELTTQLDKVSPKGLKVTSSAAVMLVDRPKSSSGIIHELKSIAQSGSVSAPIFKLLSNQEVAPNVSAPPNFEAVPGLLSKAQKTAIKIASSETLGLISGPPGTGKSYTIAATVADRVTQNESVLIVCETEQAIDVIEQKLDEHFFLTGCHIRTGDKAVLKELKSQVASWLNFGIKAIDDDALKHSLSQLRQTQQRTKSLEKQFIKCNKRSMLFGRFIKQAQQPRASLLSRLIYRYIKYRLPKLKTQWSIIDELQQSLSEREQQAAHHIKLTTQARIEHLLNHHRSELVKFNQAIRARSSGKQADIFNSIDPQHLLQAFPVWLVTADTLHRTLPLKKELFDVVLIDEATQCNIAAALPALYRAKRALIVGDAKQLKHVSFLSKEKERELLQKNHIDEEALNKLSYRDNSILHLASDAITTQKSVTMLDEHFRSKQDIIAFSNHHFYDSRLKIMQHRPNQDALGNVYLHRTSGTRCKKGTNTVEIERISALLEDTINRFKNKSHPPSIGIISPFRHQAEAIAKQLNRNFTHDTISRHNIRAATPYGFQGEERDIMLLSFAIDNDSQRAAVYLRKEDMFNVAITRARQAQHVFFSFDPKLLPNDHLLKQFIEYYTNVASQHIGHDDTLDSFQTQVCKTLNERGVQTWKSYPIAGRKVDILCHANDKRLAIDLIGFPGPWQDYFELETYKLFNRANLSIFPLSYGLWVEQQERCLDEIIKRLS
- a CDS encoding TlpA family protein disulfide reductase, giving the protein MLRKLNVLWLFIALATVLSTAGCGQTEFTLTNGEIKPMSDFQGRWLVVNYWAVWCKPCVEEIPQLNKLNEREDTVVLGVNFDGIQGDALIHQAETLGIQYAMIAHDPAENLDIKRPSVLPATVLIDPDSNIKHVLFGPQTVDSIVDKMQ
- a CDS encoding YjfK family protein; protein product: MFKKFFKKETVTTPSIPEIMGLRIGGAFELDPLKLRLIEPHLIIEGAAKTQLIQAVGVVKPDNNSTILRFYTDDDSFVQVILNGGMTENHIEDVKLWYFYETKSVSSEQDWNNLLSKKISQPTYLLEDHTFERVWEDIGSQSPPVAVTETTYTEEHTESETDQFMMLYERGINDDLCEYLMVSGEEKIIDNQFDRCLVISTGFDLRPADITIIG
- a CDS encoding DUF1190 family protein, whose amino-acid sequence is MKRTKSINLDRMRKVSRQLHLAPLGVAFASMTLAGCSDSRKAVVYTNVDQCTAENPELEQECRAAYEDALAKAEKTAPKYRSMRDCESDFGSHTCVNNQTSQSSSIFMPAMAGFMFARALDHNRYDNNPVFTSNAYRSPLYGHWVSSDGYRYGSNRSRKVEVGSDAFKPKPKVTRTMSRGGFGSTVAAKSSWGGSKSRGGWGG
- the arsC gene encoding arsenate reductase (glutaredoxin) (This arsenate reductase requires both glutathione and glutaredoxin to convert arsenate to arsenite, after which the efflux transporter formed by ArsA and ArsB can extrude the arsenite from the cell, providing resistance.), encoding MTTQATIYHNPRCSKSRQTLALLEEKSVTPEVVLYLETPPSADQIRDILTKLAIKPRQLMRTKEALYKENNLADDALTDAQLIDAMVTFPKLIERPIVLANGKAALGRPPEDVLTIL
- a CDS encoding DUF2069 domain-containing protein — translated: MTLNQKVKYSQITALLSYLLLLVLLVVSTLITTLPPEASRGLMLAVKIVPLIIFLPGLLKGHLRAHIWLCFVVLFYFTRSVVAAYLTEGDLLESAITATTVLLFIASMMNVFWQKRTGVPL
- a CDS encoding glutathionylspermidine synthase family protein, with product MIRMPIKERPDWREKAKDFGFKFHTMYGKAYWDETAYYQFSLEQIEKGIEDPTAEIHQMCLAVVDKVVNDAELLAKFKIPEAFWDAINTSWVNGDPSLYSRLDFAYDGKTDAKLYENNADTPTSIYESGFWQWLWLEESVQTGKINRGADQFNSLQEKLINQFSQIYAKTNHPYLYFGCCKDTEEDRGTVQYLEDCANEAGIPTKFIYIEDIGHGEGDLFTDLDNQAIELMFKLYPWEFMQREEYAGLINKNSTQWIEPIWKSVLSNKALLPMLWKMFPNHPNLLPAFFEDELDNSVAFDIVKKPIFSREGSNVSIIKNGQPILDTMGPYGEEGFIYQAYHPLPKFGDNYTLIGSWLVNDQPAGISVREDASVVTQDLSRYLPHIILN
- a CDS encoding DUF350 domain-containing protein; amino-acid sequence: MDAITQSLLGLGNFALYFASSLFLLLIFKFLYTLITPHDEWKLVKEDKSSAAAIGLIGAVIGFSIALGGAASNSVSLLDFWIWAAVALIAQVIAFAIVRFVFVPKIVQRINDDEVSAGIVLGGFSVAVGILNAACMTY
- the wrbA gene encoding NAD(P)H:quinone oxidoreductase gives rise to the protein MTTEQPYVLVLYYSRHGATKEMAMQIARGVEKVNGIRSLIRTVPAISATCEATESDIPTEGALYCTSEELKNCAGLLLGSPTRFGNMAAPLKYFLDGTSDIWLSGALNDKPAGVFTSTGSLHGGQESTLLTMMLPLLHQGMVISGIPYSVGELNTTAEGGTPYGASHWAHDAQKNTLSATEQTLCQKQGQRVAELALKLNR
- a CDS encoding GspE/PulE family protein; the encoded protein is MNNAVSKKIKQTLALSDIVNQLLADGIINQEDSDQLVNQSKSRQALSLHPLEIIAGANLKNRLCDENLTLDNLSQWLADWADQPLFHIDPLKVDASKSANAMSFAFAQRHGILAVETSPTQVVVASAQPFVDDWVENLQHVLRKSIKHVVVNPADLKRFTIEFYQLANSVNKASGQSQSSIQNFEQMLQLGSDANPDANDQHIVNIVDWLLQYAFEQRASDIHIEPRREIVQVRFRIDGVLHNVYELPAQVGIAVISRLKILGRLNVAEKRKPQDGRIKTKGENDKEIELRLSTLPTAFGEKMVMRIFDPDVLLRSFPDLGFSAEDSRRWERMAKQPNGIILVTGPTGSGKTTTLYSTLRQLATTEVNVCTIEDPIEMVEPLFNQMQVQSNIDLSFSSGIKALMRQDPDIIMIGEIRDLETAEMATQAALTGHLVLSTLHTNDAPSTITRLIELGVPSYIIKATVLGVMAQRLVRTLCSKCKAPHPIDEDAWKSITTPWRAPLPSNTCRPVGCLECRDTGYKGRAGVYEIMPISNTMKPLISDNCDLEALRKQAIKEGMHSLRLSGANKVGAGLTTIEEVLRVTPQSMRQ